In the genome of Bradyrhizobium sp. CIAT3101, one region contains:
- the sulP gene encoding sulfate permease, whose product MLRRYEAASLPHDIFAGVVLATMLVPVGIAYSIASGLPGIYGLYATIVPLLAYALFGPSRILVLGPDSALAGILLGVISPLAHGDPVRAVTLAGMMAIVSGTVCILAGIVRLGFVTELLSKPIRYGYMNGIALTVLISQLPKLLGFSVDSEGPLRSLWAIASAIVAGQINWAAFAIGLATLIVILLLKNSRLPGILIAVVGATVIVGLFDLGTQHGVKVLGPLPEGLPGFVVPAITTTDIVPVVLGGCAIAMVSFADTSVLSRAYAARLGDRVDPNQEMVGLGAANLATGFFQGFPISSSSSRTPVAEAAGARTQLTSVVGALAIALLLLVAPNLLQHLPTAALAAVVIAAALGLFEITDLKRIYRIQRWEFWLAIVCFAGVAVLGVIQGIGLAIVLAIIEFLWDGWRPHSAVLGRADGVKGYHDITRYPDARRIPGLVLFRWDAPLFFANAEFFRERVLDAVATSPTKVRWLTVAAEPVTSVDVTACDVVAELDQTLHAQGIELCFAELKDPVKDKLKRFGLFAQLGEHYFFPTIGVAVSRYLETNNVDWEDWQDQATEVAEPDAGPRQS is encoded by the coding sequence ATGCTCCGTCGGTATGAGGCAGCCAGCCTTCCGCACGACATCTTCGCCGGTGTCGTCCTGGCGACAATGCTGGTGCCGGTGGGCATCGCCTATTCAATCGCATCGGGCTTGCCCGGCATCTACGGTCTCTACGCAACGATCGTACCGCTCCTGGCGTACGCCTTGTTCGGCCCAAGCCGCATTCTTGTCCTTGGACCGGACTCGGCGCTGGCGGGGATCCTCCTGGGCGTGATCTCTCCGCTGGCTCATGGCGATCCCGTGCGCGCCGTGACGCTCGCCGGCATGATGGCGATCGTCTCGGGCACGGTTTGCATCCTGGCAGGCATCGTGCGCCTTGGCTTCGTCACCGAGCTTCTCTCCAAGCCGATCCGCTACGGATACATGAACGGAATTGCACTGACGGTCTTGATCAGCCAGTTGCCGAAGCTGCTCGGCTTTTCCGTTGACAGCGAAGGTCCGTTGCGGAGCCTTTGGGCGATCGCCAGCGCGATCGTTGCGGGACAGATCAACTGGGCCGCATTCGCAATCGGGCTCGCCACGTTGATCGTGATTCTGCTTCTCAAGAACAGCAGGCTGCCCGGCATCCTGATTGCGGTCGTTGGGGCCACTGTCATCGTCGGACTGTTCGATCTGGGAACCCAGCATGGCGTCAAGGTGCTGGGGCCTCTTCCGGAAGGGCTGCCAGGCTTCGTCGTCCCTGCGATCACCACCACCGACATCGTCCCGGTGGTGCTGGGCGGCTGCGCAATCGCGATGGTTTCGTTTGCCGATACCAGCGTGCTTTCACGTGCCTACGCCGCGCGATTGGGGGATCGGGTCGATCCCAACCAGGAGATGGTCGGGCTAGGTGCGGCCAATCTGGCGACGGGATTTTTTCAGGGGTTCCCAATCAGCAGCAGCAGTTCGCGCACCCCGGTGGCCGAAGCCGCCGGCGCCCGCACCCAACTCACCAGCGTTGTAGGCGCACTCGCCATTGCGCTACTTTTATTGGTCGCGCCAAATCTGCTTCAGCATTTGCCGACCGCGGCATTGGCCGCGGTCGTCATCGCTGCGGCGCTTGGTCTTTTCGAGATTACCGACCTCAAGCGGATCTATCGCATCCAACGCTGGGAATTCTGGCTCGCGATCGTCTGCTTTGCCGGTGTGGCCGTGCTCGGGGTGATCCAGGGAATCGGTCTTGCAATTGTCCTCGCGATTATCGAGTTTTTATGGGACGGCTGGCGTCCTCATTCCGCCGTGCTGGGGCGTGCCGACGGCGTCAAGGGCTATCATGACATCACGCGATATCCGGATGCACGACGAATCCCCGGGCTTGTTCTGTTTCGATGGGATGCGCCGTTGTTCTTTGCCAACGCCGAGTTCTTCAGGGAGCGCGTCCTGGATGCTGTCGCGACATCGCCAACAAAGGTGCGCTGGCTGACGGTCGCCGCGGAGCCGGTGACGAGCGTAGACGTCACCGCCTGCGACGTGGTTGCTGAACTGGATCAGACATTGCACGCGCAGGGTATCGAACTCTGCTTCGCCGAGCTAAAGGACCCCGTGAAGGACAAACTGAAAAGATTTGGTCTGTTCGCGCAACTTGGAGAGCATTACTTCTTTCCGACAATCGGCGTCGCCGTCTCCCGCTACCTCGAAACCAACAATGTCGATTGGGAGGACTGGCAGGACCAGGCTACGGAGGTGGCGGAGCCAGACGCCGGACCGCGGCAATCTTGA
- a CDS encoding alpha/beta fold hydrolase: protein MRRTLWAFAITLCCLGPPAKAAGIQLLDSDPALSGAVWYPCAAKPTPVALGKLSVDADFGLMGAKDCPVSGTKLPLIVLSHGRGGFFGQHHDTAEALADAGFIIAAINHPGDTAGDASRRDALSVWGSRPADIVRLIDFMLKDWKDRAAIDPAKIGFFGFSLGGATGFVLMGTRPDFARVASLCKETTGACAELHSGVTPPEPIQDARIRTAVIVDPAPGTLTRENLAVVKVPFQFWRSQFGGPGVGDGSGTARVADGLPGKPEIHVVPAGHYAFLAPCSAELAAAIPRICTDTPPGFDRAAFHREFNAAVVKYFHEQLAGGDQ, encoded by the coding sequence GTGCGCCGCACGCTTTGGGCTTTCGCCATTACACTCTGCTGTCTTGGCCCGCCGGCCAAAGCCGCGGGCATCCAGCTTCTCGACTCCGATCCGGCGCTGTCAGGCGCCGTCTGGTATCCTTGCGCGGCGAAGCCAACACCTGTGGCGCTTGGCAAGCTTTCGGTCGATGCCGATTTCGGTTTGATGGGCGCGAAGGATTGTCCTGTCTCGGGCACAAAACTTCCACTCATTGTGCTCTCGCACGGCCGGGGCGGGTTCTTTGGCCAGCACCATGACACAGCAGAAGCGCTCGCCGACGCAGGTTTTATCATTGCTGCCATCAATCATCCCGGTGACACCGCTGGGGACGCCTCGCGGCGCGACGCCCTCTCCGTGTGGGGCTCGCGTCCGGCGGACATCGTGCGCCTGATCGACTTCATGCTGAAGGACTGGAAGGACAGGGCGGCGATTGATCCCGCCAAGATCGGCTTCTTCGGATTCTCGCTCGGAGGCGCCACCGGCTTCGTGCTGATGGGGACCAGACCGGATTTCGCAAGGGTCGCCAGCCTCTGCAAGGAGACGACCGGCGCGTGTGCGGAGCTGCACAGTGGCGTGACTCCGCCTGAACCGATTCAGGATGCACGTATCCGCACCGCCGTCATCGTCGATCCCGCGCCGGGCACCCTGACGCGGGAGAACCTTGCCGTCGTCAAGGTGCCGTTCCAGTTCTGGCGCTCGCAATTCGGCGGCCCGGGCGTCGGCGACGGCTCGGGCACCGCGCGCGTCGCGGACGGCCTGCCAGGCAAGCCCGAGATTCATGTGGTGCCGGCCGGCCACTACGCCTTCCTCGCACCGTGCTCCGCCGAGCTCGCGGCCGCGATCCCGCGCATCTGCACCGATACGCCGCCCGGATTCGATCGGGCGGCCTTTCACCGCGAGTTCAATGCGGCGGTGGTGAAGTATTTTCATGAGCAGCTCGCTGGCGGCGATCAGTGA
- a CDS encoding tautomerase family protein yields the protein MPFVRIDLRKGKSKEYRKTLGEIIYSAMRELINVPQDDKFQVITEHDHDDLNHAESYLGNRYSEDVVFIQITLNAGRSIEMKKAFYKRIVDDYQKQLDGRPDDIVINLVETAKENWSFGNGIAQYAT from the coding sequence ATGCCGTTTGTTCGCATCGATCTTCGCAAGGGCAAATCGAAGGAATACCGGAAGACGCTGGGCGAGATCATTTACAGCGCCATGCGCGAGTTGATCAACGTGCCGCAAGACGACAAATTCCAGGTCATCACGGAGCATGACCACGACGACCTCAATCATGCCGAAAGCTATCTGGGCAATCGCTACAGCGAGGATGTCGTCTTCATCCAGATCACGTTAAACGCCGGCCGCTCCATCGAGATGAAGAAGGCTTTCTACAAGCGTATCGTCGATGACTATCAGAAGCAGCTGGACGGGCGTCCGGACGATATCGTGATCAACCTCGTGGAGACCGCGAAGGAAAACTGGTCGTTCGGGAATGGCATTGCACAATACGCGACGTGA
- a CDS encoding SRPBCC family protein, giving the protein MPSTVRLHRVLTTSPEKVYRAFVEADALAKWLPPNGFTCTVHHLEAKVGGTFKMSFRNFTTGNGHSFGGEYLELVPGQRLRYTDKFDDPNLPGLIEVTVILKKVSVGTEVDITQAGLPDVIPVEACYLGWQESLRNLARLVEPEINQ; this is encoded by the coding sequence ATGCCGAGCACAGTACGCCTGCACCGCGTTCTCACCACCAGCCCTGAAAAGGTCTATCGCGCCTTCGTCGAGGCGGATGCGCTGGCAAAATGGCTTCCGCCCAACGGCTTCACCTGCACCGTGCACCATCTGGAGGCCAAGGTCGGCGGCACGTTCAAGATGTCGTTCCGGAATTTTACGACAGGCAACGGCCATTCTTTCGGCGGCGAATATCTCGAACTCGTTCCGGGCCAGCGTCTGCGCTACACCGACAAGTTCGACGATCCCAACCTGCCGGGCCTGATTGAGGTGACCGTGATCCTGAAGAAGGTCTCTGTCGGCACCGAGGTGGATATCACGCAGGCCGGCCTTCCCGACGTCATTCCCGTGGAGGCCTGCTATCTCGGCTGGCAGGAATCGCTGCGCAACCTGGCGCGGCTCGTCGAGCCGGAGATCAATCAGTAG
- a CDS encoding Hsp70 family protein, with the protein MSSASPAVSIGIDFGTSNTVVALAVDDRRVEAIRFDHGGQRHSTYVSALCFWEDRPGAGAQAEGGPWAIEQFLEGRHIYRFLQSFKTFAASSSFNTTQVFRQRFKFEDILAAFLRTLARHGGDKFGFDVANITVGRPVRFAGGNPDDDLAMQRYRAAFERLGAGHARYVYEPVGAAFSFARRLERDATVLVADFGGGTSDFSVMRFSRAGGVLRAEPLGHAGIGIAGDTFDYRIVDHVVSPRLGKGSSFRSFDKVLPVPNSHYTNLARWHQLALMKSNGDLRELRELARTAVKPALLEDFITIVDLDLGFSLYRAVSDAKVALSARDEVDFRFKGGGVEIGSTITRKNFDAWIADDIARLGATVDKVLGEARISARDVEKVFLTGGTSFVPAVRKLFADRFGNERLMSGDQFESIAYGLALIGHSPEPDRWTADGGLKSPR; encoded by the coding sequence ATGTCGAGCGCCTCGCCCGCCGTCTCGATCGGCATCGATTTTGGGACCAGCAACACGGTCGTAGCCCTTGCGGTGGACGATCGCCGGGTCGAGGCCATCCGCTTCGATCATGGCGGACAACGCCACAGCACCTACGTCTCGGCCCTGTGCTTCTGGGAGGACCGGCCTGGCGCCGGCGCCCAGGCCGAAGGCGGCCCGTGGGCGATCGAGCAGTTTCTCGAAGGCCGCCACATCTACCGCTTCCTGCAGTCGTTCAAGACCTTTGCGGCGAGCTCCAGCTTCAACACCACCCAGGTGTTCCGGCAGCGCTTCAAGTTCGAGGATATTCTGGCGGCGTTCCTGCGCACGCTGGCGCGCCATGGCGGCGACAAGTTCGGATTCGACGTGGCGAACATCACGGTCGGCCGTCCGGTGCGCTTTGCCGGCGGCAATCCCGACGACGATCTGGCGATGCAGCGCTATCGCGCCGCGTTTGAGCGCCTCGGCGCCGGTCACGCGCGCTATGTTTATGAGCCGGTGGGGGCGGCGTTCTCCTTCGCCCGCCGGCTGGAGCGCGATGCCACCGTGCTGGTCGCGGATTTCGGCGGCGGCACCAGCGACTTCTCGGTGATGCGTTTCTCGCGCGCGGGCGGCGTCTTGCGCGCCGAGCCGCTTGGCCATGCCGGCATCGGCATCGCGGGCGACACGTTCGATTATCGCATCGTCGATCACGTCGTTTCGCCGCGGCTCGGCAAAGGCTCGAGCTTTCGCTCGTTCGACAAGGTGCTGCCGGTCCCGAACAGCCACTACACCAACCTCGCGCGCTGGCATCAGCTCGCGCTGATGAAGAGCAACGGCGATCTCCGCGAGCTGCGGGAGCTTGCACGCACCGCGGTCAAGCCCGCGCTGCTCGAGGATTTCATCACCATCGTCGATCTCGATCTCGGCTTCTCGCTGTACCGCGCGGTGTCGGACGCCAAGGTCGCGCTCTCGGCCAGGGACGAGGTCGACTTCCGCTTCAAGGGCGGCGGTGTCGAGATCGGCTCGACCATCACGCGGAAAAATTTTGACGCCTGGATCGCCGACGACATCGCCCGCCTGGGCGCCACGGTCGACAAGGTGCTGGGCGAGGCCCGCATTAGCGCGCGCGACGTGGAGAAGGTGTTCCTGACCGGCGGCACCTCGTTCGTGCCGGCGGTGCGAAAACTGTTCGCCGACCGGTTCGGCAATGAGCGGCTGATGTCGGGCGACCAGTTCGAGTCGATCGCCTACGGCCTCGCGCTGATCGGGCACAGTCCCGAGCCGGATCGCTGGACCGCGGACGGCGGGCTGAAGTCGCCGCGCTAA
- the oxlT gene encoding oxalate/formate MFS antiporter, with amino-acid sequence MTDMVQTTTAPAAARVSDTYRWAQLAIGVAAMVMIANYQYGWTFFVPDIQKKFGWDRASIQWAFTLFVLFETWLVPVEGWFVDKYGPRIVVLVGGVLCAIGWMINAQATTLNGYYLGMIVAGIGAGGVYGTCVGNALKWFPDKRGLAAGITAAGFGAGSALTVAPIQAMIKDSGFQTTFLYFGLGQGIIICILAFFLLAPKPGQVPAVVANAALAQTRRNYQPTEVLRQPIFWLMYFMFVIVGAGGLMVTANLKPIAVDWKVDAVPVTLIGMTMTAVTFAATIDRVLNGLTRPFFGWISDMIGRENTMFIAFGMEGFGIWMLYLWGQDPIWFVILSGFVFFAWGEIYSLFPSTCTDTFGAKFATTNAGLLYTAKGTAALLVPLANYVQQTSGHWDNVFILAAGANILASLLAILVLKPWRKVVVAQSSV; translated from the coding sequence ATGACGGACATGGTGCAGACAACAACGGCTCCTGCAGCCGCCCGCGTCAGCGACACGTATCGCTGGGCGCAACTGGCGATCGGCGTGGCGGCCATGGTGATGATCGCCAACTACCAATACGGCTGGACGTTCTTCGTCCCCGACATCCAGAAGAAATTCGGTTGGGATCGCGCCTCGATCCAGTGGGCCTTTACCCTGTTTGTTTTGTTCGAGACCTGGCTGGTGCCGGTCGAAGGATGGTTTGTCGATAAATACGGTCCGCGCATCGTCGTGCTCGTCGGCGGCGTGCTCTGCGCGATCGGCTGGATGATCAACGCGCAGGCCACCACGCTCAACGGCTACTATCTCGGCATGATCGTCGCGGGCATCGGCGCCGGCGGCGTCTACGGCACCTGCGTCGGCAACGCGCTGAAATGGTTTCCCGACAAGCGCGGTCTCGCCGCAGGCATCACGGCCGCCGGCTTCGGCGCAGGCTCCGCGCTCACCGTCGCGCCGATCCAGGCCATGATCAAGGATAGCGGCTTCCAGACCACCTTCCTCTATTTCGGCCTCGGACAAGGCATCATCATCTGCATTCTCGCGTTTTTCCTGCTGGCGCCGAAGCCGGGCCAGGTGCCGGCCGTGGTGGCAAACGCAGCGCTGGCGCAGACGCGGCGCAACTACCAGCCGACCGAAGTTCTGCGTCAGCCGATCTTCTGGTTGATGTACTTCATGTTCGTGATCGTCGGCGCCGGCGGGTTGATGGTGACGGCGAATCTGAAGCCGATCGCGGTCGACTGGAAGGTCGACGCCGTGCCGGTCACGCTGATCGGCATGACCATGACCGCGGTGACGTTCGCGGCGACCATCGACCGCGTGCTCAACGGCCTGACGCGTCCGTTCTTCGGCTGGATCTCCGACATGATCGGCCGCGAGAACACGATGTTCATCGCCTTCGGCATGGAAGGTTTTGGCATCTGGATGCTCTATCTCTGGGGCCAGGACCCGATCTGGTTCGTGATCCTGTCGGGCTTCGTGTTCTTCGCCTGGGGTGAGATCTACTCGCTGTTCCCCTCGACCTGCACCGACACGTTCGGCGCGAAGTTCGCGACCACCAATGCCGGCCTGCTCTACACCGCCAAGGGCACCGCCGCGTTGCTGGTGCCGCTTGCAAACTACGTGCAGCAGACTTCCGGCCATTGGGACAACGTGTTCATCCTCGCGGCCGGCGCCAACATCCTCGCCTCGCTACTGGCGATCCTGGTGCTGAAACCCTGGCGCAAGGTCGTGGTCGCGCAATCGAGCGTCTGA
- the oxlT gene encoding oxalate/formate MFS antiporter, translating to MMSSTDGAVTAAPLRTGFRWLQLAMGIVCMAMIANLQYGWTLFVDPIDAKYHWGRAAIQLAFTIFVVTETWLVPIEAWFVDKYGPRIVIMFGGVMIALSWILNSYADSLPVLYAAAVIGGMGAGAVYGTCVGNALKWFPDRRGLAAGATAAGFGAGAALTIVPIATMIATSGYQHAFLTFGIGQGVIVFVLAFFIQPPRLSIPPKKKQLNLPQTKIDFTPPQVLRAPIFWVMYLVFVMVASGGLMTAAQIAPIAHDFKIADTPVSLAGFQMAALTFAISLDRIFDGFGRPFFGFVSDTIGREHTMFIAFGTAAVMLLTLSAYGHVPIVFVLATAIYFGVFGEIYSLFPATCGDTFGSKYATTNNGMLYTAKGTASLLVPLASVISTAYGWKAVFVVAVALNATAALMALFVIKPLRRSFILGKEAESASTATASAETRAKTGTA from the coding sequence ATGATGTCCAGCACGGACGGCGCCGTGACCGCTGCGCCCCTACGAACCGGTTTCCGTTGGCTCCAGCTCGCAATGGGCATCGTCTGCATGGCGATGATCGCGAACCTGCAATATGGCTGGACGCTGTTCGTCGATCCGATCGATGCCAAGTACCATTGGGGTCGCGCCGCGATCCAGCTCGCCTTCACCATCTTCGTCGTCACCGAGACCTGGCTGGTGCCGATCGAGGCCTGGTTCGTCGACAAATACGGCCCGCGCATCGTCATCATGTTCGGCGGCGTGATGATCGCACTGTCCTGGATCCTCAACTCCTACGCTGACTCGCTTCCCGTGCTCTACGCGGCGGCCGTCATCGGCGGCATGGGTGCGGGCGCGGTGTACGGCACCTGCGTCGGCAACGCGCTGAAATGGTTTCCCGATCGCCGCGGCCTCGCCGCCGGCGCAACCGCCGCCGGGTTCGGCGCGGGCGCAGCCCTCACCATCGTGCCGATCGCGACCATGATTGCGACGAGCGGCTATCAGCACGCGTTCCTCACCTTCGGCATCGGCCAGGGCGTGATCGTGTTCGTGCTCGCCTTCTTCATCCAGCCGCCGCGGCTCTCGATCCCGCCGAAGAAGAAGCAGCTCAACCTGCCGCAGACCAAGATCGACTTCACCCCGCCGCAGGTGCTGCGCGCCCCGATTTTCTGGGTGATGTATCTCGTCTTCGTCATGGTCGCCTCCGGCGGCCTGATGACCGCGGCCCAGATCGCGCCGATCGCGCACGACTTCAAGATCGCCGACACGCCGGTCTCGCTTGCCGGCTTCCAGATGGCCGCCTTGACGTTCGCGATCTCGCTCGACCGTATCTTCGACGGCTTCGGCCGCCCGTTCTTCGGCTTCGTGTCCGACACGATCGGCCGTGAGCACACCATGTTCATCGCCTTCGGCACGGCGGCGGTGATGCTGCTGACTCTGTCGGCCTACGGTCACGTTCCGATCGTGTTCGTGCTCGCCACTGCGATTTATTTCGGCGTGTTCGGCGAGATCTACTCGCTATTCCCAGCCACCTGCGGCGACACCTTCGGCTCGAAATATGCGACCACCAACAACGGCATGCTCTACACCGCGAAGGGCACCGCCTCCCTGCTCGTCCCGCTCGCAAGCGTGATCTCGACCGCCTATGGCTGGAAGGCCGTGTTCGTGGTGGCCGTGGCGCTGAACGCGACGGCCGCGCTGATGGCGCTGTTCGTGATCAAGCCGCTGCGCCGCTCCTTCATCCTGGGCAAGGAAGCCGAGAGCGCCAGCACCGCAACTGCAAGTGCCGAAACCAGAGCCAAGACCGGGACGGCGTAG
- a CDS encoding CBS domain-containing protein, whose protein sequence is MLVGDILRKKTPRVVTVRMNETVGIAAKLMRANNISALVVKDVVRSEGNTAVGMFTERDVVRAVAEHGANAINVKVSQLVSVQQLVSCTSSDTIEHVRHLMNRNHIRHLPVIDDYSLVSVISMRDIAAAVDEALNGSPQAAA, encoded by the coding sequence ATGCTGGTCGGAGACATTCTGCGCAAGAAGACGCCGCGCGTTGTCACGGTGCGAATGAACGAAACGGTGGGTATCGCCGCCAAGCTGATGCGGGCCAACAACATCAGCGCGCTGGTAGTGAAGGACGTGGTCCGCTCCGAAGGCAACACCGCGGTCGGCATGTTCACCGAGCGCGACGTGGTGCGCGCGGTGGCCGAGCACGGCGCCAATGCGATCAACGTCAAGGTCTCGCAGCTCGTATCGGTGCAGCAGCTCGTCTCCTGCACCTCGTCCGATACGATCGAGCACGTCCGGCACCTGATGAACCGGAATCACATCAGGCACCTGCCCGTGATCGACGATTACAGCCTCGTCTCTGTCATCAGCATGCGCGACATCGCGGCTGCCGTTGACGAGGCGCTGAACGGCTCGCCGCAAGCGGCAGCCTGA
- a CDS encoding 2-dehydropantoate 2-reductase, with amino-acid sequence MKICIYGAGAIGGYLGVQLARAGADVSLVARGAHLAAMREHGLTLLAGEEKHTVYPRCTDNAAELGVQDYIIVTLKAHSITGVIEKMQPLLGPHTRIVTAVNGIPYWYFHKHGGEYENSTLESIDPGGRQWRELGAERAIGCIVYPATELEAPGVIRHVYGNNFPLGEPSGEITSDVQRLADLFVAAGLKAPVLDRIRDEIWLKLWGNVCFNPISALTHATLDVICTDPSTRALSRAIMVETQAIAETFGVKFRVDVERRIEGARKVGAHKTSMLQDLERGRPMEIDPLVTVVQEMGRLTKIATPALDSVLAMVTQRARVAGLYDGVSAPTDPRALAVA; translated from the coding sequence ATGAAGATCTGCATCTACGGCGCCGGCGCGATCGGCGGATATCTCGGCGTGCAGCTGGCGCGCGCAGGCGCCGATGTCAGCCTGGTCGCACGCGGCGCGCATCTGGCCGCGATGCGCGAGCACGGCCTGACGCTGCTCGCCGGCGAGGAGAAGCACACCGTCTATCCCCGCTGCACCGACAACGCGGCCGAGCTCGGCGTGCAGGACTACATCATCGTCACGCTGAAGGCGCATTCGATCACCGGCGTGATCGAGAAGATGCAGCCGCTGCTCGGGCCGCACACCCGCATCGTCACCGCGGTCAACGGCATCCCCTATTGGTACTTCCACAAGCACGGCGGCGAGTACGAGAACTCGACGCTCGAGAGCATCGATCCCGGCGGCCGGCAATGGCGCGAGCTCGGGGCCGAACGCGCCATCGGCTGCATCGTCTATCCCGCCACCGAGCTCGAGGCGCCCGGCGTGATCCGCCACGTCTACGGCAACAATTTCCCGCTCGGCGAGCCGTCCGGCGAGATCACGTCGGACGTGCAGCGCCTCGCCGACCTGTTCGTCGCGGCCGGCCTGAAGGCGCCGGTGCTCGACCGCATCCGCGACGAGATCTGGCTGAAGCTCTGGGGCAATGTCTGCTTCAACCCGATCAGCGCGCTGACGCACGCAACGCTCGACGTGATCTGCACCGATCCGTCCACGCGGGCGCTATCGCGCGCGATCATGGTGGAGACGCAGGCGATCGCCGAAACCTTCGGCGTCAAGTTCCGCGTCGATGTCGAGCGCCGCATCGAGGGTGCCCGCAAGGTCGGCGCACACAAGACCTCGATGCTGCAGGATCTCGAGCGCGGCCGGCCGATGGAGATCGACCCGCTCGTCACCGTGGTGCAGGAGATGGGCCGCCTGACCAAGATCGCGACGCCCGCGCTCGACTCGGTGCTGGCGATGGTGACGCAGCGCGCCCGCGTCGCCGGCCTGTATGACGGCGTCTCCGCGCCTACCGATCCTCGCGCACTGGCGGTGGCGTGA
- a CDS encoding fumarylacetoacetate hydrolase family protein: MKHWVRFRHAGATGFGTLTASGISVHEGEMFGRNAATGKTLALSEVELLAPCAPSKIVALWNNFHALAAKLNQPEPPEPLYLLKATTTITTPGAVIRRPSYYDGKTTYEGELGIVIGKTCARVSPAEADGFIFGYTCVNDITANDILTSDPTFPQWARAKGIDDYGPFGPVIATGLDPAKLTVRTILNGAERQNYPIADMIFSAQQLVSKISHDMTLLPGDLIAVGTSVGVGVMKEPVNTVTVAIDGIGELTNEFRL; encoded by the coding sequence ATGAAACATTGGGTCCGCTTCCGCCACGCCGGCGCGACCGGCTTCGGCACGCTGACCGCATCAGGCATCAGCGTGCATGAAGGCGAGATGTTCGGCCGCAACGCGGCCACCGGCAAAACCCTGGCGCTGTCGGAGGTCGAGCTGCTCGCACCTTGCGCGCCCAGCAAGATCGTTGCGCTCTGGAATAATTTTCACGCGCTCGCGGCCAAGCTCAATCAGCCCGAGCCGCCGGAGCCGCTCTACCTGCTCAAGGCCACCACCACCATCACGACGCCCGGCGCCGTGATCCGCCGTCCTTCCTACTACGACGGCAAGACCACCTATGAGGGCGAGCTCGGCATCGTCATCGGCAAGACCTGCGCCCGCGTCTCGCCGGCGGAAGCCGACGGCTTCATCTTCGGCTATACCTGCGTCAACGACATCACCGCCAACGACATCCTGACCAGCGATCCCACCTTTCCCCAGTGGGCCCGCGCCAAGGGCATCGACGATTACGGTCCGTTCGGCCCGGTGATCGCGACCGGCCTCGATCCGGCAAAGCTCACGGTACGCACCATCCTCAACGGCGCGGAGCGGCAGAACTATCCGATCGCCGACATGATCTTCAGCGCGCAACAGCTCGTCAGCAAGATCTCCCACGACATGACCCTGCTCCCCGGCGACCTCATCGCGGTCGGCACCTCGGTCGGCGTCGGCGTGATGAAGGAGCCCGTGAACACGGTCACCGTGGCGATCGACGGCATCGGCGAATTGACCAACGAGTTTCGGCTGTAG
- a CDS encoding nitronate monooxygenase family protein: MLQTRFTRLVGVEHPIVQGGMQWVGRAELVAAVANAGALGFITALTQPTPEDLTKEIARCRDLTDKPFGVNLTILPAIKPPPYAEYRAAIIEAGITVVETAGNKPQEHVDEFKKHGVKVVHKCTSVRHALSAERMGVDAISIDGFECAGHPGEDDTPGLILIPAAANKVKIPMIASGGFADARGLVAALALGAEGINMGTRFMATKESPIHQLIKEKIVANDERETELIFRTMRNTSRVARNEISTKVVAMEKEGAKFEDIRELVAGARGKMVYATGNSDEGIWSAGQVQGLIQDIPSCGELISRIVREAEAIIRSRLEGMIAQPSAQAAE; encoded by the coding sequence ATGTTGCAGACACGGTTCACAAGACTCGTCGGCGTCGAGCACCCGATCGTCCAGGGCGGCATGCAATGGGTCGGGCGGGCCGAGCTGGTCGCGGCCGTTGCCAATGCCGGCGCGCTCGGCTTCATCACCGCGCTGACCCAGCCGACGCCGGAGGACCTGACCAAGGAGATCGCGCGCTGCCGCGACCTCACCGACAAGCCGTTCGGCGTCAATCTCACCATCCTGCCCGCGATCAAGCCGCCGCCTTACGCCGAATACCGCGCCGCCATCATCGAAGCCGGCATCACCGTGGTCGAGACCGCCGGCAACAAGCCGCAGGAGCATGTCGACGAGTTCAAAAAGCATGGCGTCAAGGTCGTGCACAAATGCACCAGCGTCCGCCACGCGCTCTCGGCCGAACGGATGGGCGTCGACGCCATCTCGATCGACGGGTTCGAATGCGCCGGCCACCCCGGCGAGGACGACACCCCCGGCCTGATCCTGATCCCGGCCGCCGCCAACAAGGTCAAGATTCCGATGATCGCCTCCGGCGGCTTTGCCGATGCCCGCGGCCTCGTCGCCGCCCTGGCGCTCGGCGCCGAGGGCATCAACATGGGCACCCGCTTCATGGCGACCAAGGAGAGCCCGATCCATCAGCTCATCAAGGAGAAGATCGTCGCCAATGACGAGCGCGAGACCGAGCTGATCTTCCGCACCATGCGCAACACCTCGCGCGTCGCCAGGAACGAGATCTCGACCAAGGTCGTCGCCATGGAGAAGGAAGGCGCCAAGTTCGAGGACATCCGCGAGCTCGTCGCCGGCGCCCGCGGCAAGATGGTCTACGCGACCGGCAACTCGGATGAAGGCATCTGGTCGGCCGGCCAGGTGCAGGGCCTGATCCAGGACATCCCGAGCTGCGGCGAGCTGATCTCGCGCATCGTGCGCGAAGCCGAGGCGATCATTCGCAGCCGGCTCGAAGGCATGATCGCTCAACCAAGCGCGCAAGCAGCGGAATAA